In Candidatus Zixiibacteriota bacterium, one genomic interval encodes:
- a CDS encoding glycosyltransferase family 2 protein, whose protein sequence is MEMTTMGKNPYVSIIIPAFNEEGNIEELCRQFALMGERARFSFEVIIIDDGSTDTTPQVLAQMSQTHKFLRTASHGNNRGLTQALQTGFSMARGDIFVFYPADLQYKPENIPEMIEKIDEGNDLVTGWKQGKYSKRLVSRVFNSLSRKLFGLKVHDLNSVKAFRRNIVEDIFLRKDWHRYLVALAVEQGYRVDEVKIPLYDRHSGSSKFSGLGRIPIGILDMLAVKSQLTLLRKPLLFFGFIGGLLISLGLLVGLGAIYLRFVYDIGLRPLLYLVILLMVLGALSFILGLLAEGLASIKDELSGVRQSVRRLENKLGNNNKDNSGH, encoded by the coding sequence ATGACGACGATGGGGAAAAATCCATACGTGTCGATAATAATTCCCGCTTTCAACGAAGAAGGCAATATTGAGGAATTATGCCGCCAGTTTGCACTAATGGGCGAAAGGGCACGATTTTCGTTTGAAGTGATTATTATCGATGACGGCTCGACCGATACAACCCCTCAGGTTTTGGCGCAAATGTCTCAAACCCATAAATTCCTCCGTACGGCCTCGCATGGAAACAACCGCGGATTGACTCAGGCCTTGCAGACAGGATTTTCAATGGCCCGAGGAGATATCTTTGTTTTTTATCCGGCGGATTTGCAATATAAGCCTGAAAATATTCCCGAGATGATCGAAAAAATCGATGAAGGCAACGATCTCGTGACGGGGTGGAAACAGGGTAAATACAGCAAACGATTGGTATCCCGAGTTTTTAATAGCCTATCAAGAAAATTATTCGGACTTAAAGTGCATGATTTGAATTCTGTCAAGGCCTTCCGTCGGAATATCGTCGAAGATATTTTCCTGCGCAAAGACTGGCATAGGTATCTGGTTGCCCTCGCCGTTGAGCAGGGGTATCGCGTTGATGAAGTGAAAATACCTCTTTATGACCGTCATAGCGGGTCATCCAAATTTTCCGGTTTGGGGCGAATCCCGATTGGGATTCTCGATATGCTGGCCGTTAAATCACAATTGACCTTACTTCGAAAACCATTGCTGTTTTTTGGATTTATCGGCGGTCTTCTTATTAGTCTCGGCTTATTGGTTGGACTGGGCGCCATATATTTGAGATTCGTTTATGATATCGGACTTCGACCTTTGTTATATCTTGTAATCTTACTGATGGTGCTGGGGGCTTTATCATTTATTCTCGGATTATTGGCCGAAGGGCTGGCCTCAATCAAAGATGAATTGTCGGGAGTCAGGCAG